Genomic segment of Arachis stenosperma cultivar V10309 chromosome 4, arast.V10309.gnm1.PFL2, whole genome shotgun sequence:
TGATCATGGTAATATTTAGGTAAGAAGAATTAATTTTTCACCAtatctaaattaattattaattaatatatgcgAGTCTTGTTAATTAGAAAGTTCAACTTTCAATAATGTTGTAcatgttaaaaattaatttccaCGTCTAAAGTAAAAGCTTGTATAAATTTCCTCTAACCGCTTTACCTAACACATTATTATTTCAGAGAATAACTTGTTACAGAGCTATTTTATCTAAATTAggcatttttttttctagtcATCAAGAAATTAATCATATAATCTTAGAGTAATCATTAAGAAACTGTCTAATGTAGTGATAATCTGATAATCCATCACCAACAACAAAACAAGTAGAATTaacattagaaaaaaaaatgtaatcAAAATCAATATATTTACAGAATCTCTAGAAGAACAAAAGCAGGGGAGCAAAACACAGACaaaggacaagaagccatgaaaACTACAATGATCTGTCATTTTGTGCCACAAAGCATCATAcattacttaaaaaatattattcgtgtactaaaatcagccactaatgtatttgtgtataaatacatgtattgtttaatttatttttaatgtgtatttgtattctaacatgtattttatactaataaccGACTTTGgtagctgattttagtgtacacatAACGTAGTCGTACGTTACTATCTTCCTTCTAAATCACCTTCATCATCTTGTTTTCTTGATGCAAACCATTCACCTTTCAAAATATCTAACCATActtattcctttttttttccaaatcaCACACATGTTAGATAATACAAGAAAGTACATAGTAAAAGAGAGGAATTAATTTTTGCTTCACACTTCATTAGCTAATAAAATTGcagataagaaaaatatataaaacagaCAGTCTGATGTATAAGCATTTCGCGTTAACGTAGAATTCAGAAAGATCCGCACCAGGGTGTAATTTAGGCTACCTAACCTGATAATTATATTAGGTTGGAGTACATAGAGTTATTCTAATGCAAATTAATAATCACTTCTTCTTGCTCTTATCTCTATTGTTGGAGAAGATTGAGGCCAAACCAAATAGATTAGCAGAATGAACATTAAGAGCAGGACTAACAACTCTAACACTGTTGTTACCATAAGATCCAAGATGATGATGctggtgatgatgatgactcTTATTATTCAGTGGAGGCttttgagaagaagaagaagaagaagaatgttTGTGTGAATTTTGCTTATTAGTACCTGCTTCCTTTGACAATGGATTCCTCTTGGTGGTGTTGGATGATGATCCAGTTGAATTGCTTCTTGATAGAAGTGGCAAAGCACATAAACTTCTTCTGTATCCATTCCCACAACTGCTACTTCTCTTGAAGTTCCAAAAGGACTTTgaatcattattattattgttgttcaTGTATTTTCCTTCTTTTGATGAACCTTCTTTCTTCAAGTTCCTACTACTAGTAGAGCTAGAACAACCACTATTGCAATAATGGTGATTATgatcatgattatgattatgattatgattaacAGTAACACATGATTGTGGAGGCAATGGAGGAGGGTGTTGTGGTGCTAATTGATGAAGACCCttttgatggatgatgttgttgttgttcttctttGGTCCCTTGATTTCAGTGGGAATGATCCTTCCACCTGAGAAAAACTCATCCGCTGGAAAAGACTCAACAAGCTCAAAACTTTCAGTGACACAGAAATCAAAATCATTGCTTGATTCCAAATCAGAAGTT
This window contains:
- the LOC130973671 gene encoding uncharacterized protein LOC130973671 — its product is MAIELCSENCGVSSNSSMSPRISFSHDFSQSDVIPVEQHPFGSTTSDLESSNDFDFCVTESFELVESFPADEFFSGGRIIPTEIKGPKKNNNNIIHQKGLHQLAPQHPPPLPPQSCVTVNHNHNHNHDHNHHYCNSGCSSSTSSRNLKKEGSSKEGKYMNNNNNNDSKSFWNFKRSSSCGNGYRRSLCALPLLSRSNSTGSSSNTTKRNPLSKEAGTNKQNSHKHSSSSSSSQKPPLNNKSHHHHQHHHLGSYGNNSVRVVSPALNVHSANLFGLASIFSNNRDKSKKK